Proteins encoded within one genomic window of Vidua macroura isolate BioBank_ID:100142 chromosome 2, ASM2450914v1, whole genome shotgun sequence:
- the NECAP1 gene encoding adaptin ear-binding coat-associated protein 1, with the protein MAAAELEYESVLCVKPDVNVYRIPPRTSNRGYRASDWKLDHPDWTGRLRVTSKGKTAYIKLEDKVSGELFAQAPIDQYPGIAVETVADSSRYFVIRIQDGTGRSAFIGIGFTDRGDAFDFNVSLQDHFKWVKQETEISKESQEADTRPKLDLGFKEGQTIKLNIGNMTSKKGGAAKPRVSGSGGLSLLPPPPGGKIAVPPIPPPSSTAIANHVTPPPVQKSSKANSADILLDLDAPAAASKAPVSATTDLWGDFSTASSAVPNQAPQQSNWVQF; encoded by the exons ATGGCGGCGGCCGAGCTGGAGTACGAGTCCGTTCTCTGCGTGAAGCCCGATGTCAACGTCTACCGCATCCCGCCGCGCACCTCCAACCGCGGGTACAG GGCATCTGACTGGAAACTGGACCATCCAGACTGGACAGGACGGCTTCGTGTCACCTCCAAAGGCAAAACTGCTTACATAAAACTGGAGGATAAGGTTTCAG GAGAACTTTTTGCCCAGGCTCCTATAGATCAATACCCTGGCATTGCAGTGGAGACTGTGGCAGATTCCAGCCGCTACTTTGTCATTCGAATTCAGGATGGGACTG GACGAAGTGCTTTTATAGGCATTGGCTTCACAGATCGGGGTGATGCCTTTGACTTCAACGTCTCTTTGCAGGATCACTTCAA GTGGGTGAAGCAGGAGACTGAAATCTCCAAGGAGTCCCAGGAAGCTGACACACGTCCCAAATTAGACTTAGGGTTTAAGGAAGGGCAGACCATCAAACTAAACATTGGG aacATGACGTCAAAGAAAGGAGGAGCAGCCAAGCCCCGTGTGTCTGGATCAGGGGGCCTAAGcctgctgccacccccaccGGGAGGCAAAATTGCAGTCCCTCCTATACCTCCCCCTTCTTCCACAGCCATTGCCAACCATGTCACACCACCACCTGTGCAGAAATCCAGTAAAGCAAACAGTGCAG ATATTCTTTTAGATTTagatgctcctgcagctgcatccAAGGCACCAGTATCAGCTACCACAGATCTCTGGGGAGACTTCAGCACTGCATCCAG